Proteins from a single region of Sneathiella aquimaris:
- a CDS encoding RluA family pseudouridine synthase: MSRVQFIEVTEAEADQRVDKWFKNRFPGVTHGQLEKFLRKGEVRVDKKRVKAKDRLEPGQSVRIPPLPEWATQASEKSGAVKTNKMVLTDHDITDIRQMILHMDDDVIVLNKPAGLPVQGGSGQTRHIDGLLDGLRFDYDERPRLVHRLDKDTSGVLVIGRTRLATKHLTEAFKQRTTRKIYWALVAGVPRPHQATVSYNLTKIVTAAGEKVVVDRSGQKAISDYSVVAVAGTKAAWLALKPLTGRTHQLRVHCAAIEHPIVGDGKYGGPEAFLEGAISKKMHLHAKEITISHPAGGDLTVAAPISSHMEATWKLLGFHENDYEDPFDELL; this comes from the coding sequence GTGAGCAGAGTACAGTTTATCGAAGTAACAGAAGCTGAGGCCGATCAAAGAGTGGATAAGTGGTTCAAAAACCGCTTTCCCGGTGTAACCCATGGTCAGCTGGAAAAATTTCTCCGAAAAGGAGAAGTGCGGGTTGATAAGAAGCGGGTTAAAGCCAAGGATCGATTAGAGCCAGGGCAATCCGTACGAATACCGCCCTTGCCTGAATGGGCAACCCAGGCATCCGAGAAATCAGGCGCCGTTAAAACCAATAAAATGGTGCTGACAGATCATGATATTACAGATATCCGTCAAATGATCCTGCATATGGATGACGATGTGATTGTCCTGAATAAACCCGCGGGGCTGCCAGTTCAGGGCGGCAGCGGGCAAACCAGGCATATTGATGGATTGCTCGATGGATTGCGCTTTGATTATGATGAACGTCCACGTTTGGTTCACCGTCTGGATAAAGACACTTCAGGGGTTCTTGTCATTGGGCGGACCCGTTTGGCAACCAAACATCTGACGGAAGCATTTAAACAACGTACAACCCGCAAAATTTATTGGGCTCTGGTCGCGGGTGTTCCGCGCCCGCATCAAGCGACGGTCTCCTACAATCTGACCAAGATTGTAACGGCCGCTGGCGAGAAAGTAGTCGTTGATCGGTCTGGGCAAAAGGCGATCAGTGACTATTCCGTGGTCGCAGTAGCGGGAACGAAAGCTGCATGGCTGGCTCTAAAGCCGTTGACAGGCCGAACCCATCAGCTTCGGGTTCATTGTGCTGCCATAGAACATCCTATTGTTGGTGATGGAAAATATGGCGGACCGGAAGCCTTTCTGGAGGGGGCCATATCCAAGAAAATGCACTTGCATGCGAAAGAAATCACGATTTCTCATCCGGCAGGTGGCGATCTAACCGTTGCAGCGCCAATCTCCAGTCATATGGAGGCAACCTGGAAACTTCTTGGTTTCCATGAAAATGATTATGAGGACCCGTTTGACGAACTTTTATAG
- the crcB gene encoding fluoride efflux transporter CrcB, which yields MGMYLSIALGGALGACARYGVGQIFFKVVGSGFPFATLFVNIAGSFLMGALIEYMALRWSPSPEMRVFLVTGFLGAFTTFSTFSLDVAVQVQRGDYFSAGSYIMLSVLLSIAGLFAGLHVMRMVMA from the coding sequence ATGGGGATGTATTTATCAATTGCGCTTGGCGGCGCGCTTGGCGCTTGCGCCCGATATGGTGTGGGGCAGATTTTTTTCAAAGTAGTGGGTTCTGGTTTTCCTTTCGCTACATTATTCGTGAATATCGCTGGTTCTTTCCTAATGGGAGCCCTAATTGAATATATGGCGCTGAGATGGTCCCCTAGCCCGGAAATGCGGGTGTTTCTGGTGACAGGATTTTTAGGGGCTTTTACAACATTTTCGACTTTTTCTCTGGATGTAGCCGTCCAGGTTCAACGAGGCGATTATTTTTCAGCAGGCAGTTACATAATGCTGTCTGTCCTTTTATCTATTGCAGGCCTGTTTGCAGGGTTGCATGTCATGCGGATGGTGATGGCGTGA
- a CDS encoding replication-associated recombination protein A gives MSDLFQKQVAENHAGRPLADRLRPAVLTDVVGQDHLLKEGGSLYRMIEAGWLASLIFWGPPGTGKTTMARLLAEKVDLHFEQISAVFSGVADLRKVFDAAKIRKANGRSTLLFVDEIHRFNKSQQDGFLPFVEDGTITLVGATTENPSFELNGALLSRCQVLVLERHTDQSLQVLLDRAEQLEERKVPLQETARSALFQLADGDGRFFLNMVETVFRTGDKPLDAEELAAAISKKAPAYDKDGEGHYNLISALHKSLRGSDVNAALYWFTRMLDGGEDPLYILRRLVRFAVEDIGMADPNALVQANSAKEAYQFLGSPEGELAIAQSVIYLATAPKSNAAYRAYKDAAKSARKNGSFMPPKHILNAPTGMMKDMGYGKDYAYDHDTRDGFSGQNYFPDGMKREDYYNPVSRGFERDIQKRLDYWAGLRLKKNQEEKD, from the coding sequence TTGAGTGATCTGTTTCAAAAACAGGTCGCCGAAAACCATGCAGGACGACCGCTTGCCGATCGGTTGAGACCCGCTGTCTTAACAGATGTGGTCGGGCAGGATCATCTGTTGAAAGAGGGCGGCTCGTTATATCGAATGATTGAAGCCGGTTGGTTGGCATCGCTAATTTTTTGGGGACCTCCTGGAACCGGAAAAACAACAATGGCCCGATTATTGGCTGAAAAGGTTGATCTGCATTTCGAACAGATATCGGCGGTTTTTTCAGGGGTCGCAGATTTAAGAAAAGTATTTGATGCGGCCAAAATACGCAAAGCAAATGGTAGGAGTACCCTTTTATTTGTTGATGAAATTCACCGGTTCAACAAATCACAGCAGGACGGGTTCCTTCCTTTTGTTGAGGATGGAACCATTACACTTGTCGGTGCGACAACAGAAAACCCGTCTTTTGAATTGAACGGTGCACTGTTATCCCGATGTCAGGTTCTGGTTCTGGAACGGCATACAGATCAATCCTTACAGGTTCTGCTGGATCGTGCGGAACAGTTGGAAGAGCGGAAAGTCCCCCTGCAGGAAACCGCAAGATCTGCTTTGTTTCAGTTAGCCGATGGCGATGGCCGATTTTTTCTGAATATGGTTGAGACGGTGTTCAGAACGGGCGATAAACCCCTTGATGCAGAGGAACTGGCCGCCGCGATTTCAAAAAAAGCACCGGCCTACGACAAGGATGGGGAGGGGCATTATAATCTGATTAGCGCCCTGCATAAATCACTCCGTGGATCTGACGTTAATGCAGCTTTATACTGGTTTACCCGGATGCTTGATGGAGGAGAGGATCCTCTTTATATCCTACGCCGCCTTGTGCGCTTTGCGGTGGAAGATATCGGCATGGCAGACCCCAATGCTTTGGTGCAGGCTAATTCAGCAAAAGAAGCGTATCAGTTTTTAGGAAGCCCCGAAGGTGAGTTGGCAATCGCGCAATCGGTTATTTATCTTGCGACGGCACCAAAATCCAATGCCGCGTATCGGGCTTATAAGGATGCGGCAAAATCGGCCAGAAAAAACGGCTCGTTTATGCCGCCCAAGCATATTCTGAACGCACCAACGGGAATGATGAAGGATATGGGCTACGGAAAAGATTATGCGTATGATCATGATACGCGTGATGGTTTTTCCGGGCAGAATTATTTTCCGGACGGGATGAAGCGGGAAGACTATTATAATCCTGTTTCTCGTGGCTTTGAGAGAGATATTCAAAAGCGATTGGATTATTGGGCTGGACTGCGACTGAAGAAAAATCAGGAAGAAAAAGACTGA
- a CDS encoding Do family serine endopeptidase has protein sequence MTIRRSNKIRYPQQRLAALVNSLITGLAIAVLLGNMAQAQAQKTVPQSRSEITLSFAPLVKRASPAVVNIFTKKTVVQAARPSLFSDPFFEQFFGPGIRDKKSRKRTQSSLGSGVIVNPDGTIVTNYHVIAGADEITVALQDRREFDATLVLEDERTDLAVLRIDAESEQLPFLEFRDSDDLEVGDLVLAIGNPFGVGQTVTTGIISALGRSTGVRNDIRSFIQTDAAINPGNSGGALLTMDGKIAGINSAIFSKGGGSLGIGFAIPANLVQSVLSNGLATGQVIRPWLGAEGQTVTRDVAEGLGLKRTGGVLINNVYADSAADVGKLETGDVILAVDGHEVLDPQALLYRISTGIIGEKAIITVFRNGQEIDLAIPLMTAPEKPARDIFELTGQQPLAGAVVGNLSPAYALEIGIPVSLKGVIVSKVKKGSIAARYNIRPGDIITSVNAQKVNTNRQLQTLLNDADGRWIISLVRKGRTLTFQVSS, from the coding sequence TCGTTAATTCCCTGATTACCGGGTTGGCGATTGCTGTCTTGCTTGGGAATATGGCCCAAGCACAGGCCCAGAAAACGGTCCCTCAAAGCCGAAGCGAAATTACATTGTCCTTTGCGCCTTTGGTGAAGAGGGCATCGCCGGCTGTTGTGAACATCTTTACAAAGAAAACCGTCGTGCAGGCCGCCCGCCCGAGTTTGTTTAGCGATCCCTTTTTTGAACAGTTTTTTGGTCCTGGAATCCGGGATAAAAAAAGCAGAAAGCGCACTCAAAGTTCGTTGGGGTCCGGAGTCATCGTGAACCCGGATGGGACGATTGTGACCAACTATCACGTGATCGCCGGCGCGGATGAAATTACGGTGGCCCTTCAGGATCGGCGTGAATTTGACGCGACGCTTGTGTTGGAGGACGAACGCACAGACTTGGCGGTGTTGCGAATCGATGCTGAAAGTGAACAACTGCCGTTTTTGGAGTTCAGGGATTCAGATGACCTTGAAGTGGGCGACCTCGTGCTTGCAATCGGTAATCCGTTCGGAGTGGGGCAGACGGTTACAACCGGCATAATTTCAGCGCTAGGGCGGTCTACCGGGGTGCGCAACGATATTCGGTCTTTCATTCAAACGGATGCGGCGATCAATCCGGGCAATTCAGGCGGTGCGCTCTTAACAATGGATGGAAAAATTGCCGGGATCAATTCTGCGATTTTCAGTAAGGGGGGAGGCTCCTTGGGGATCGGCTTCGCTATTCCTGCTAATCTTGTCCAGTCCGTTTTGAGTAATGGCCTGGCAACAGGGCAGGTTATTCGTCCATGGCTGGGTGCCGAAGGGCAGACTGTCACACGGGATGTCGCCGAGGGGCTGGGACTGAAGCGGACCGGTGGTGTCCTGATCAACAATGTTTATGCAGATAGTGCGGCTGACGTTGGGAAGCTTGAAACCGGGGATGTTATTTTGGCGGTTGATGGACACGAAGTTTTGGATCCCCAGGCATTGCTGTACCGTATTTCCACTGGAATAATAGGAGAGAAAGCCATTATCACGGTCTTCCGAAACGGTCAGGAAATTGATTTGGCAATCCCGTTGATGACAGCACCGGAAAAGCCAGCACGAGATATCTTTGAGTTGACGGGACAGCAGCCATTGGCGGGCGCTGTCGTTGGTAACCTTTCGCCTGCCTATGCACTTGAAATTGGAATCCCCGTTAGTTTGAAGGGCGTTATTGTTTCGAAGGTTAAAAAGGGAAGTATTGCCGCGCGCTATAATATTCGCCCTGGAGACATCATTACGTCGGTGAATGCTCAAAAAGTCAACACGAACAGGCAGTTGCAAACGTTACTGAATGATGCTGACGGGCGTTGGATCATTAGTTTGGTTCGTAAAGGGCGGACGCTTACATTTCAGGTGTCGAGTTGA